GACCTCGCCCGTTCTCCGGAATCGATTGAGTCACCTACTTGGCACAAAGACATCCTCGATGAACGCCGGCAGCTAATTGCCGAGGGGAAAGCTCAATTTATGGATTGGGAGACCGCCAAAACGGAGATCCGCAAGAAGCTGGCGTGAGAAT
This DNA window, taken from Candidatus Binatia bacterium, encodes the following:
- a CDS encoding addiction module protein, with translation MSLKLPLKDMTLQEKLAATELLWEDLARSPESIESPTWHKDILDERRQLIAEGKAQFMDWETAKTEIRKKLA